In Bosea sp. PAMC 26642, the DNA window TGGTCAGATTCTGGTCGCGGGCGGCGATAGCGGTGTTGATCGCCAGGTTGCCACCGGCGCTTTCGCCAACCAATGCAATCTTGTTGGCATCGTAACCCCAGCTCTGGGCGTTCTTCAGGATGTACTTGTAGGCCTTGATCGCCTCGTCATGTGCGGCCGGGAACTTGTTCTCCGGACCCATTGGGTAATCGACAGAGACCACGGCCGCACCTGTCTTCTTCGCCAGTGCGGACGGCGTCGAGTCATAGACTTCAAGATTGGCGATGACCCAGCCGCCGCCACGGAAGTAAACGACGATAGGCAGGTTGGATTCCTTCGTCGCGTTCTCGGGCACGTACCAGCGCAGCTTTAGACTGCCCATGTCAGCAAAACTGCTGTTAGAAAGCTTGAGACCTTCGTGCGGCTTTACGCCGAGCTTCTTGTCTATAGCGATTTTGATAACGGCATTGGTGGGCGTCGGCTGCTTGCGCGCCTCGGTCGGCTCCAAGGTCTCGATCGGCTTACCGCCAAGGCCGGCAAGTACTGCAAGAACCTCCGCCATGTCGGCGTCGGGCTTGGACGCAGTGGGCATCGTCGCCGAAGCGGGGGCCGCTGCCGTTTGCGCGAAGGTCGGTGTCATGGCACTGGTCGCCAGGAGCACAGCCAATGATACGGTTTTGAGGGTGTTCATAACGTTCCTTGGGGTTACATGGCTAGTCGACCCAACCCCTCGTGATGGCGCCTGTTCCCCGGCCGCCGCAGGGAAGGTCGAAAGATTGAGCGTGCACGACCAAAACGACCGACTTGATTGGAGCAGCGCGGAGCGCTGACGGCCAGTGGGCCGAGGACGCGCGACGCTTCAGAGGTCGGATCGTCATACCTTCAAGAATAAAATCAGCTGTCGAAATAAGCGCCAACCGCGCCGTCGGGTTGCTCGGCCCAAGCCTCGCTGGTCCTGATTTTTCTCACCGCATCGGCAATCTCCGCGCCATTTTTTGTGAGTTTTTGTCAGGTCTGTCCGGGGACATATCCTGAACATCCCTACGCGGCGCAGGTGCAGGCGAGGAACACACATATCCTCGCCTCCATAAGGATAAGGCGGGGCGGTTGGCGCCCGCGCGCGCCTGCGCATACTGGTCTCGAAAGGAAGGCCGAAAGCCGTTATCGTCTATCTGGGCGGCTATGAAATTCCGGCACACGCTCTTCCTATGGCTCCTGCGGTTAAGGCGCATAGCCTTTGCGACTAGAGGATCTGCCACGACGGAACGAGGTTCTCGATGTGTTTATCATGACACTCCAAGGCTGCGGGCGCGGCGTTCGAGAGTATCTGTTTCAGAGGCTTTATCCTCGGGCGCGCACTCGGCAATCTCTGGACATTGTAGAAAACCCACAACGATCCCCTCCAACTCGACCACGCGCTCCCGCAGAGCATTAATTTCAGTAAGCAACGCATCTCCTGTAGGATTACTCATGTTATCTCCTAAATTGTTTACCCACTCTGCTCGGATCTTCCTAAAGTAGTCATGTGCCGTAGCTAAATGCAAATCCTCAGCGAGCCAATCTTACGCCGCCGAGAGCGTCGGGGAACTGGCGTCTTCCTTCATCCGCATTGCCTTTACCGCGTCCTTTTCCAACTCGGTTGCCCCGCCAGGCGACCATTTTTGGGGATCAAGCATGGTTATCCTCCCATATTTTCGGCTGACGCAATTCTATGAGCGCCTGTCGAACAACTCGCCAACGCGGTCTTTGTGCCGGATACCGCGATAGCCACGACGCGGTAGCAGGGCCAAGTGTCAGAGCCATTTTTTCCATCGGAAGAAGAGATAAGGAAGGATCGCGAAGACGACCATCATGGCAAGCGCCATGGGGTATCCCAGCCGCCAATCCAATTCTGGCATATGCTTGAAATTCATCCCGTAACTCGAAGCAACCAACGTCGGCGGCATCATGACGACCGAAACGACGGAAAAGAGTTTGATGATCTTATTTTGCTCCAGGCCGACCAAACCTAATGTGGCGTTGAGCATGAACTGAAGTTTTGTTGATAGCGAGGTCGCGTGTTCCTCGATGGCTTGGACATCTCGAATGATCGTCCGCCATTCTGGCGTAAACCCGCCTGAAATCTTTTTGGGGCGAACAAAATTCGCGGACAAGAAGAGCAGCACGCGTTCGATTGAGACCATGCTCTCGCTGACATTCGAGATGAGGTGTTCGTACTGTCCGATTTTGCGGATGACGCCCTGATAGGCTCCGTTCTGCTCCACTGACGCCGCTTTTTCGCTGAATACGCTGCGAGCCGACACATCGATCTGATCCCCCACGCCGCGAAGAACCTCTGTCGCCCGATCGAGAATGGCCTCGATCAGCCCCTCCAAAACGGCGGCAGGTGCACTCCCGCTTCCGCCGGGCTTGGCAACGCGGTTGAGAAAAATTCCGAACGCGCCGGGCTCGTCGTAACGAACAGTGACCAAGCTTTTCTCCGTCAGGATGAAGGTCACATCTGCGAGCTTCGGGACAATTGTGTCTGACCGGCATATGACCCGCGCTGTCATGTAGTGAGCGCCGTTCTCGGTGTAGATAATTTCCGAGGGCTCCAGGTCGTGCATCTCTTCACGCGTCGGAATCGAAATTCCGAGATGTTTCTCAACCAGCTTATCCTCATCCGGGATCGGATTGAACAGGTCGATCCAAACGGAATGTTGTTCGAGGATCGGATCGGTACCCGCGAGAGTGTTTGAAACGAGGTGATCTGCCGTTTCTGGGCAGATACGGTAGGCCGAGATCATAGCCGCCTCCAGGTCTCTTCGCCGTTTCGCCGCGCCTATTTACGAGCGATCCGATGCCGAAGCCGAGCCCATTTGTCAGCGCCCCACAAGGTAAAGCGCGCGACAGGCTTTTGCAGGAAGGGGATATCAGCGGCGAGGAGCAGTAGCCCGAGGGGCAGCATCCAGATGCCAAGCCCCGGCAGAATCGAAAACACGCCGCCGAGCACGAGCAGCCCACCCGCGGGTATACGGAGCCAGCGCGATGCTGGGTGCCGAAGCCAACGCAGCCCAGCGCCGACCCAGAGCGGCACCTCCTGCTCAAATCGCCTGAACGCCTGCCGTAGGGCCTGCCTGCCTTCGGGCATAGGCTACTCCGTTCAATGTGAAGTTAGCGCAGCGACGATCTCGGGCGACCGAGACTGTCGCGGGCAATTTTTTCAATAGCGGTAATAACGGAAGTCACGAGCGCGCCGCCCATAGGCCCGAGCGTGCGGCGGGGGACCGCCGTAGTATCGACCGGACCCATAGCCCCGATTCCAGTGCCGCGAGCCCTTCCAACCCTTGTGGTCTTTGAACTTGTGGCCATCCTTCTTGATCTGCTCGACGTGGTCGAGCATCTCGATGGCTGTCAGACCCGCCACCGGGGTGGCCTGGGAAGTCGATGGCGTGATCGATCCCAGGCCCAGCATGGCCACCGCAACAAGAGCGAACTTTCGCATTGGTATCTCCGCGTGAACAGTCGCCGTTTGGATTGATGACCGGGCGGGTTAGGTCTGTCCCAAATCCAACCCGCTGTACCGACGGCTGTATTAGTCGCAGATGCGCATCCGGCGCTCGACAACCTCGCCGTAGCGATTGACCCGACGCTTTACGACCATGCGGCAATCGTCATCGTCGTCGAAGACGGGACCTCGGAAGCCGCGTCGTTCCCCGGCAAAGCGGTAGCCACGGGGCTCGTGATAGCGCGGACCATCATAACCCGGCCGGTCGATTCCAAACTGGAATTGGACCTGCGCTTGAGCGGGACCGCTGAACACGGCGGTAGCCGCAACGGCAGCGGCGATCAGGAAAGGCCGTAACATGGCGTTGTCTCCTTGGTTGATCAGGTAACCGACCGAAAGGAGCCACCCCGTCCAGGGCGGGCTCTATTTGATCATTCGATGATCTGAACGATCTTGCGGGTCTT includes these proteins:
- a CDS encoding alpha/beta hydrolase, translated to MNTLKTVSLAVLLATSAMTPTFAQTAAAPASATMPTASKPDADMAEVLAVLAGLGGKPIETLEPTEARKQPTPTNAVIKIAIDKKLGVKPHEGLKLSNSSFADMGSLKLRWYVPENATKESNLPIVVYFRGGGWVIANLEVYDSTPSALAKKTGAAVVSVDYPMGPENKFPAAHDEAIKAYKYILKNAQSWGYDANKIALVGESAGGNLAINTAIAARDQNLTKPVAIVAVYPVATTSLDTPSKKEQANAKPLNTPMMAWFVKHIIKSEADTKDPRLNLILANLKGLPPTTVINAEIDPLKSDGDLIVAKLKEAGVETTHKLYTGVTHEFFGMDAVVAKAAEAQSLAVTQIKKGFGSM
- a CDS encoding magnesium transporter CorA family protein; this encodes MISAYRICPETADHLVSNTLAGTDPILEQHSVWIDLFNPIPDEDKLVEKHLGISIPTREEMHDLEPSEIIYTENGAHYMTARVICRSDTIVPKLADVTFILTEKSLVTVRYDEPGAFGIFLNRVAKPGGSGSAPAAVLEGLIEAILDRATEVLRGVGDQIDVSARSVFSEKAASVEQNGAYQGVIRKIGQYEHLISNVSESMVSIERVLLFLSANFVRPKKISGGFTPEWRTIIRDVQAIEEHATSLSTKLQFMLNATLGLVGLEQNKIIKLFSVVSVVMMPPTLVASSYGMNFKHMPELDWRLGYPMALAMMVVFAILPYLFFRWKKWL